From Cydia strobilella chromosome 3, ilCydStro3.1, whole genome shotgun sequence:
AACAAGATACATTGAAAACTCTGTAAAGAGCACATGATAAACTACTCATAATTTAcacaaagtacctacttacgaaACTTTATTCGATTTGTTTTGTACTTAAGTTAAACTGTCTTTCCCTAGACGGCCAATTGTATACGGCGACAGCGGCGGACTTCTCCGGAACGGACCCACTGATCTACCGCGAGCCGGTGCGCACGGAGCGCTCCGACCTGCGCCTGCTCAATGACCCCTCGTTCGTCGGCGCGGTCGCATCCACTAGCCACGTCTACTTCTTTTATCGCGAAACAGCCGTCGAATACATGAACTGCGGCAAGGTAACTCAAACGACCTATATGTTATTGCATCAATTCCAAAATTACATACGCCATGCTGTAATGCTTCAAAAGTAATCTGAGGTTTACTCAACGATAATCATGGCGCGCGGTTAACTAATATGTTACTATACCTGCTTTTTTACAGTTACCTGCTGCTCGATTtgctaatttttattattatttctgttaCAGTCGGTGTATTCGAGAGTAGCCAGAGTGTGTCTAAAAGATAAAGGCGGGCCACACACATTTAGTGACCGGTGGACTTCGTTTATGAAGACCCGCTTAAACTGTTCAATGTCTGGAGAATAtccattttattttgacgaAATTCGTAAGTATTATTGTGATGTGACAGCTTGTTAAGCTATATGTTATGACGGATACATAAATtacgtattttaattatttcagaGGCGACAACGGAATTAATCAACGGTATTTATGGAAGTGGCAGCAGCAGAAATGATATCATATATGCAGTATTTACTACACCGCAAAATGCTATCGGAGGCTCAGCAGTGTGCGCCTTTGCTATGAGAGATATTTTAGACGCATTTGAGGGACCGTTCAAAGGCCAAGAAAGCATGAACTCTAACTGGCTACCGTTAGAAAAGGATAAAGTTCCTGAACCTAGGCCGGGGGCCTGCGTAGAAGACAGCCGCACACTATCCGACTCGGGAGTCAACTTTATTAAAACGCATCCCCTGATGGATAAGTCAGTTTCGTCGTTCCTCCAGAGGCCAATATTGACAAGAGTTAGTTTACAATATAGATTCTCTGCTATCGCTGTACATCCTCAAGTACAAGCCATGAATGGTAACAAATACGACGTTATGTACGTCGGAACGGACGACGGTAGAGTAATAAAAGCAGTCAACGTTGCAGCGAACGATGGTATTTTCGATTCGAGTACCGATGAATACAGTAGAAACCCCGTGAGGACGGCCGTGATCTCCGAGGTACAGGTGCTTCCTCAAGGCGTCCCAATCAAGCAGATGCACGTGGCCCTCACTACGGAGAAACTAATAATAGCGTCAGGTGACATCATTAAAGCCGTCTCCTTGTCACACTGCGGCAACGTGCAATCTTGCAGGTATAGCAGCATTCCTACTTGTTTACTTTTGTCTTTTTGTCTTATCAGTTAAATACTTGGTATCTACACCAATAAAAGAACAATATCCGATACGTCAACTGGCACACCCAAGCTATCTcactacctacttataattaatGAACTACTTATGTGgtttaatgatttaatttaatgtaatgtttgaATTGTAATTTCTTGTCtccttatttataataaaagacATTATTATCTTACTTTGCTGattacatagatattattaaCTTCCAGGGAATGTGTGGCCCTGCAAGACCCTCACTGCGCATGGGACTCGAAGCAACAACAATGCGCTTGGGTCGGAAACAGACAATTTCCGAACCCAGAGAGATTCCTACAAAATGTAGAGAACGGAAAGACTGAAATATGTAATAAACTTCCCGCCCTTTTACCGGGCGACCGACATAGTAATAGAAATCCGGGCACAAAAAAGCCCGTGATATCCGAACCCGACACACGAAAGACTGATGACATTCAAAATGAAATACTAATAGAAGTTGTCGAAACAAATGTTCTCTCCGAAGAGAAAACTAACAAACACGAAACAggtaaataatagtagattatacAACAAGAGCTTTAAAAACAACCCGATTAAAACAAATATTCAACCCACAACTTCTTTATGGagatagacatagacatatatacagacacatatttttattaattccaAAAAATTTGGTGGTGGTGGTACCTAATTACTGGGAAATACTGCTTTCAACTTACTAGTGGTAACTAAGTACTGAAAAAACACCAATACGTACCAGTGGTAAATAAcaggttaaaaaaaccggccaagtgtgagtcggactcgcacacgaagggttccgtacgattatctgtttgtttttagtatttgctgttatagtgGTAgcggaaaatttcaactgtcttgctatcacggttcatgagatacagcctggtgacagacagacggacagtggtctAGTAAGAGGGTcctatttttaccctttgggtacggaaccctaaaaatccagCTGTTACCATTGATAACAACTTGGTGGCATGATAGCATTAGCGGTGATTAACCCATCTGTTGCCGTTTATCTAGTTTTTATAAAAGTTGTATTTCGttttctatttaaatttaatcccATTTTTAGATTAAAATAACTAGAAGTCcataatgttaaattataaaaaggTCAGTTTTATAATGAGTGTTTATTTGTGTGCAGATTCGCTAACAGTCGCCGCCGCCGACGGCAACATCTACAGCGCGCAGGCGCTCATGACCGCCGTGGTGGCGTCCTGCCTGGTTACCCTTATGGTGGGATTCGTCATCGGATACCTTTTCTCTCGGCGATTTCGACACCCATTTTTTACCGATACCTCACCGTTCAATGAACAACACAATCATTTAAACAGGTAATTAGGAATGATTTCTTCGTATTAAcgattatttacgattatttagATTATGTTAAAACCTAACAAAATAGATTTTTAGTGAGTCTTAATGATTTCAAATAAGTGACTCATTTATAAACCGTCTCAACTTACTATTAACCGTTTTTGTCATAGACGAATGTTTAAAAATGcctgaaaaaaaagaaaaagaaatttattaaaattatgcaTTTGCTTCCAGGTTAAGCCCGCTAGAAACGCCATTGAATGCTAATTCAGCGTACCTGCCGCCACGTTCCAAAAACGTGAACATGGTGGCGAACGTGTGCCCGCTCGCGAAGCAGGACAACCTGCACCTCGAGCTGGGCAAGGAGCGCACCCTCGACCTCCGCAACTCCACGGAGTCCCTTGACAAGGATCTCAAGTGCGGCACGCTACAGAAAGTTAAAAAGACTTACATTTGAAACCTACCCAAGCAAACCTTTTACGGGTCCATTACAAAGTGATAAACATTGCGTGCCAAGGCTTCCGACGAGTCGGATCGGACTAGTGTTACAGTGAATTGTGTGCAACTCTTGTAAATATTGTGATGGATAGTTGACGGACAACAATAAATACGTATCACGGGGACGTTCATGTGCGCCGAGATTGAAGCATTTTATTTATAGACTTATGAGATGTAAAAATCGACTAGTTAATAAATGGTTGAAGAATGAACGAGGTGTTTAACACTAAAACTGAATTTGTTGTGGAAAATACACACTGActgttatatttaaatataaacaatttaCCGTGTTGTATAGTATTATATCGGTTTTAGTATTGAATATCTATTTAAAACATTCCATAGGTAGTAACAATAGAAATAAAATGCATTGAGCTAtgtaaatatgatataaaatgTGTATATAATGCTGAAATAGCTAGCAGGGAGAGCTAATATCATACTCGTTATTCAGGTCTGTGAAGTTAATCAATACATACGTTGGATcatagtagaaaaaatatatagaaaaattaGATTGTAAACGTTTTCTATTACGTAGATGCAGAGTAATATCAAGCTCAAGAAAAGTtacatattacaaatatgttcttatattgaaacaaatcatattataaatttcgttaactttaaaattattatagcaTTAAAATTGCTGTGCTAAGTGCATAGTGCCTTGTAGGTTGCCAATTTAGTgcctaaaatgtatgaaaatcggGTATAAAGAAATATATATCCTGGTGATTATAATTCAAGctgcatcaaattacttaaatattatttcaacTAGTAACCTGTATGTTTTTATagttataataatgtaaatattattcaATGGTATTAGAAATATTAATATCATATGCTTCCCTGCATGGTTACGTAAACATTTACTcctgtttcatataaaattagcACTACAATTACTTTGATTAGCTTTCATAATCATATTGTGAGTGTGCTACtcataatttatttcaataaccaGAACTTGAGTGACCTAAATCGTTATATTAAGGTAAATTGGGCTGAAATAACCACCAGAGATCTAAAAATTAGCAAGTTTTCCCACCGTGAAACAAAGTTTTAAGATAAGGAGGTAATCTGTTCGTGTACATATTAATATACTACTTGACTAGCAGTAGAAAATAATGCTATTATATAGTATCatgacatttaaataaatgttattattataattttatttttaaatatttacctattttctaCATAAGTTTTCAAGCAATTGTAAAATTGTGATGTTTGAACAACAGAAATCAAGCAATCCAGTATACTcaaaatcacttttgttttacatattttttatattgtagtgaatcaattaaatatttagcaaTTTTATCAATTTCCAATAATACTGGAGAAATAAAAGTATTATTACATTACGACGTAGTTTCCATTCATTTCACAGATTCTCAAAGACCCATCATTAACTTTCAGAAGAATTAACAGTATTCCCAGCTGTTACCACAAACTTGTTACCATTGGTAACAGCCAACTGGCATCTTTTACCACTGGTAATAACTGAgggaaaaaaaatacagtaattaGGGTACCACCAATGTCCACCATGATCTGACCTAATTAATGAATCACGTGTtgacatattaaaacaaaaatttaaccCACTCCTATTTCTATCAGTACTGAACGTTAAAAAGTAACTACTGGGCTGGgaatctaagaaaaaaatactactAAAGTTAGTTGGTGGTTATTACTGaactgagtttttttttttgttgcagtTTGTGGCAGTTGTTACCAATGGTAACAATTTGGTACTTAGTTACCACCAGTGGGAATaacctaaataattatatagataaatacagttAGATAttaaagggtacacggaaagaacatgtctagtcactttagtaacattttgagtaatcgcggtaattccgtgaccaggtcttttttaactaaaaaaagttgtgttacatatattatacagtggtagcaaaatatataactaatagttcattaagagatctacattttgaaatgaaaatctcattttccgaaaaaagtgactagacatgttctttccgtgtacccttcaataTAGTAGTTCAGAGGTACCAAGTACCTACAATTGTCTgcaatataattgtaatttagtcatcatcatcatctaatttagtatcttgcctattatttccaatcaaagctttacatctaaacccatgtcatccagaaaacttttttataaaacGATCTTCGTAGGTCCATCATTTGggctttgttgttgatttttgaccaaatacttggttttgtttgtttgcttgagGCTCTTAATGATAGTGCCGCCCATGACAAACCAAGAAGTCGattaaaaatcaacaacaaagtccgaatgatggactactagtaAGTACACTTGAGACGAAGATCgtcttaataattttattttttatttttctggatgacatgggtttagatgtaaagctttgattggaaataataggcaagatactaaattacaaatatagTACACAATAGTTATATTgaacgggatatagaccgtgattaccttttgtattgtttatgagctcccgatatttcgacgcagttacatgcatcttgttcacgggtgaccaagtatatcccggtcaatataagtctagtgaaattaaccgtgaatcattcaaaactcttattataGAAGAAATTAAGAATTTCCGCAAGTTAGTTAAAAAGctggtttttataaaaaaaaaatactttcaatattatttaagacGAATTGGAACGACCGCTTCGAAACCGGTTTTCCGTACAAACGTATaccctattttcctctctgggtattaacattattgaaaatatttttacacaatttgatgtattttaatcatagctatgcccatGCATAGGTAAAAAcaggttttgtaaaaaaataaagtaaaaatcgaaaaaataaatGGTCGGGCAtaactatgattaaaatacatcaaattgtgtaaaaaaatccataatgtcaatatccagggaggaaaatgagaattacgtttgtatggagaatcgatcgtcccctattctcttaagtaaaggttacagttaattttggaaCAATGTCacgtaatgcagaagaattataaaaaaaaagatccaatattgATCTAAAGTTTTTTCTTATTGACTGCTATTGCCTATAATATTCCACACAACTGTATACTataaatcaaaattacttaaatgGCACTCATAACCCAGCATATCGGCATAGATGGATAGGAAAGGATTTCTTTCTTAATAcatatttgatgattttatcATCAAACTTTTTCGGAAAAATGAATTTACGTATTTCTACAACAAAAATATTTCCCTAATGTTTCCTTTCTATCAAAAtggtgtaaagcctgaccagtaatatatgatcattgtcaagagggcgctattgttgcgcatgtatagggtgacagttcagtatagtatgaaaaaaatacttccagtgaaattccgcaacatggcgcgtgatcatatattcctggtcaggctttaccttgTTGTGGAGGCCATAAACACATGACTACAGAaatgttcatttattttatattgcttTACATAGGTAGTTATACCATACAATTGTCACTGATTTAACCATTTgatcgccaaagacgtcaactgacgcgcgcatTTACAGTCCAATATCAACCTTTGTACAAaaagcatgacctagaaaggcagattatcttcGGTTGAATGGATGGCAAGCGTgcgcgaggaaaagcacccacgagatggtctgatgctgtgaagagggtggttggcggcaacatgcagtgcgtgacccatatggcttatgaccacacactatggagacagagcatacatggtcgcaatcctcagcaatgagggaccgagaaAGAAAAAGATCAACCTTTGTGGATTCCGCAAAGGTTCACGATGATGCGCTGCACACAATAGGTGTGGcatttaaagggttaagtacattccaaataattaatataattacataGAAACTGGCGCTTTTCCACTGCACTTGTGACAATATTTGTATCAATAACAACACCATCATTACAAGCAATTGCTTCCTCTTTCAAATCTGGGCACCCCTCATGGAGTAAAATAAAGTTATGAAGCACACATGAAgcataaatcagtgttttaacaGTTTCAGGCCTGTTGATGTCAATATGATTTAACTTTCTAAATCTCTCCTTAAGCAGTTCAAATGCATGACCAATATATGAGCGAGCTTTCCAGTGAATCTCATTGAACTTCATCTCTTCACTGGTTAGTAATTCTTCACTAGAAAAAGGAGTTATCAAATTTTTCCTCAACTTATACTGAGAGTCACCTAGTATGTGATTttcaaaatcaacaaaattcttCAGCTCCTGAGCAAGTTTACTTTCTCTGTATACTCTTCCTTTTCTTGTTCTTCCAATTTCACCCACATGAATATCTATAAACATGAGTGACTCATCACAAACTGCCTGAAGAAGTACTATTTCAggtttcgtttttttatttcttatagaTGATACCTTTAATCTGCAAGCGTCAATGAAACCCACACAATTTGGAAAATTGAATCTATTATTAACTTTCACCCTTGTGAGATGCTGTTCTTCTATTGATGGCCAGCTGATAAAATTATATCTTTGCTCAGTTAACAGTGTAGCAATTTCATGGTATATCACATTCACTGTTGATTTATGCAGGTTGAACAGGAGGCCAACTTCGCTGCAAGATGATGAGTTGATTAACAGCCAAAGAAAGACATGAACTTTTTTATCTAGTGGCACAATGCTTCCAGTCTTCAGTAAGTCTTTCAAATAGTTGATGAGAGCCTGAAATTTAAAAGAAACACTTGTTTAATAATCAAAGCATCACAAGTCATACACTTGTTCAATAATCAAAGCATCACAAGTCATTAGCACTTTAAAGCAAGCCTGAtttaatgtgcaaaaatacaGTTAGTGCATGTGGGGCATTCTAACAAAAGTATTGGTTACATCAGGCTATTATGTATTACTTGATGCAGATAAGTGACATGATATGCTAATATTACTTACGATGCATATGTAATCATCTCCAACATAAAGTGTCATTCTAGAAGAAAACCCAATACAAATAATGTTAGTAGCAATTCTGATCGAAAATCCAAGCTAGACATAATTGTTGCAAATAATTATGATATACTTAGTTACAAATCAATCATTTCAaatattcgaaattaaactattgtgagacatactaactttgcggtttcactcacgtatttttagtcactcgcgcgacatgtttcggagagcctaggtctccattgcCTAACACTAAGCACTAACaatgcctgagtgagtagcggtcacgacgggcggGCGTCACGTACATTTCAAATATGTTTGCATAAAAATGTGTCTTACCTCcactgtactttttttcattttgaacAATTCCACATAGTCAGCATTAGTAAAATGTATAACACTTTCTTCATAAAAGTTCTTCGATGTGCGCGAGAACGAAAGTCCACATTCAGCTTTTTTCTGGTTCTTGTCGTTGGGGAGCAATCCTTGATCATAttcattttgaaatattttattgatggTTGAGATGTTTTCAACGTTTTCGTTCACTACTTTTGCAACAGCAACCACTAGCCTGTTTATAGATGTAACACTGTCGCTGTCCAAAAACATTTCCGTGATGAACTTCTTGCTAATTGAATCCATCGTGCTTACTATTTACTCCtcaataattaaaacatttttgtttactTGCGTTGCGTTTGATTCGATCACAGCCTCACAGTCTGTCGTGTCGTTCAATCTCGTGAAAGTCGTGAAGTCGTGTCAGTCTACTGTCAGTGTCAATCATCAGTCGAGAGaaagaaatgttaaaaaaatcgttcGAATATTACCCTGAAATTCATTTCCACTAGGTCGGAGGCAaagaatatatagttggtcaagcaaatcttgtcagtaaaaaaggcgcgaaattaaaattttctatgggacgatatgcCTTCacgcatacaaatttaaaatttgccgcctttttctactgacaagatttgcttgaccaactgtatatagtttttattatctttagtattttataaaatacaatacaaaaggtattaataataaataacaataattaaaactaataataaactaaacgtctaatatacgcctccaccctgcatcgtacccggctcaaaagttcccatgatgcctgctGTCGCGCCTTCTATACCCAGCTATGCATAATACAAGTGCCTGAATCCAATTGGGTATAGATTGCTCTGGGCAACAAAACATATCATCATGAATACACATAACACCATGCTACATGAGAGTAGGAGAAGGGGTCGACCTACGACCACACTGTTACATGTACAAGTAAATTTACTTCCGAGTTGGCATCGCACATCTGTATCAATATGAGAGTGCAGTCTACTGGCCTATCCAGAGTGACTCTCCCGTACGATTCGGTTCGCCTCCAGACTAGGTACTACCGTCTAGTACCCTGGTGTCCTGCACACCACCTGGACGTGGGGGCGGTGCCCCCACGGGATCCTCCATATGCCTgccccctagatccggcccttatACTCCAACTCATAACCGACCGTACTACATGCCTGCCTGTGTGCTTCCGATACACACTCAGGGAAGCCCCGGGCTTCCCAGTCCAATGTCGAGATTGGACTGCACCTTAGTGAAACTACGTTAACCAAGGACCGTTGGTTAACCCCTTGTTCCACTCCCATGTAGCTAGGATGTCGATTATATACGCATAAATAAGTGTATAAACACTCACCTGGGCAGGCTCTCGTTAGAGCGTGAAGGCGCACCGTGTACCGACTCAGTACACCCCGCGCCGTCCAACACCTCATGCACGTACCTCCATTTTTTCTCTAATAGCGCCATCGTGCTTTTCCCCGCCATGAGAACTGTCATTCTATCTGTCAGTGTTGCCACATGACAAAGTAGAACCTGGTTGATACCACTTACCAACTTACATCGCGCTTGGCGCTTGGCGCTTGGCGCGACACTCCCGACAACAATGAAGGTTACTGCAGCAAGGCGAGCAGGTGTCGCGTCCACTCCAGGATTTTATCCCTGGCACGAATGGCTGCGATCCGCTTGCTTCTCCCATTGCCTCTTTCCTCTGGCTGCTCCTCTGGTGGTGGGACTTCATTGTGACTGGTCATATCACGTCCAGCCAGATGATCCGCGTCGATCTCCGGTTGTTCATCGAGCACAGGTACGTGAGCATCCACGCTGGTTGGAACTTCCAACTCCCCGCTGTCCTCTTCAATCTCAGGCAAGCCTCCCTCTACAGGTTCTACCTCAGGCGTCTCGTCATCTACCTCCAGCGGGTAGAGATGGCCAATGGAACGCGTTAAAGTAGAATCGTCAACCTTGACCCTCGCTACTCTACATTCACCATCACTTCCTCTGATCAGCTCGTGGATCTTCCCCACTTTCCAGAGGTTTCTGTTCTTGAGATCCGATTTAACCTGTACAAGGTCGCCTACTTGTGGTGATCGATGAGATTTAACTCTAGGTTGCTTGGGCGAGTTGTTGTACCTCTCTCTCAGACTAGCAAGGTACTGCTTGACGAACATTCTCTTAAATTCCTCTAGGATATTGCATCCTCTCTTCCAGCTCTCAAACAGGTCGCTCTTTGTAGCAGTGTTACAAGTAGGAATATCTGCGGCAGATGGTCTCATAGTCAAACATTGTCCTAGGCTTAAGAAATCAGCCGGGCAGAGAACATGTTCCACTTCTGTTCCGACTCGTGTCAGCGGTCTTGAATTCAGTACCGTTTCCACTTCCTTCATCACCGTCAGTAACCTGGTATCATTGAGAAGGTGTTTTTCTAGAGTTCTTTTAAGGCAATGCTTCACCAAGGCCACAAGCCGCTCGTAAAACCCTCCATGCCACGGTGCTAGTTGACATATAAATTTCCACTGGATGTCATTCTTAACGCAGTATGGCTGTTGTACCATTTCAGCGACTAACTTAAAACAAGTCGCATTATCTGAATACATCCGTTGTGGCTTGTTTCTAGCAGCTATAAATCGTCGCAAGGCCAGGAGACATTCTTCAGCCGAAAGGTCCTTCACGATCTCAAGGTGTATCGCTCTTACTGTCAAACACGTGAATAAGGCTACCCATCGCTTCTCTTTGCCAGTCTGGGTACTCACAAATAGTGGTCCTAGATAGTCAATACCAGTGTAAGTGAAGGGTCTGTTGTAATTTACTCGTTCTGGAGGCAGCGCCGGTGTGCCTGGTAAACGATACGGACCGCCGCCGTGTTTGACACACTGGGTACATCGCTTTAACACCTTCATCACCTGGGCTTTCCCTTGGGGTATCCAATACCGTTCCCTGATGATACTCAATGTATGTGGAGCACCGACGTGGTAGTTACTCTCATGCGTCTCCTTTATGATTCTGTCAGTGAACTCAGAATTTTTTGGCAGTAGTATCGGATACTTCATGTCATAGCTCCAGGTGGTGTTCGCCATACGCCCACGGCACCTAAGAAGGCCGTCCACATCGACAAAGAGATCTAGATTTCGTGCTAAATGTGTTCTTTTACCATCTAGTTCTTCTTGGAAGTGCTTTCTTTGCAGATCCCTTATCTCGGACACTATTTTGGAAACAATCGTCTGCTGCTGGATGTCACCTTCTTTGTGATAGTCAGGATTGTCAAGTTCCATGCATCCATCAGTAGGATATT
This genomic window contains:
- the LOC134755842 gene encoding semaphorin-1A-like, which codes for MAVARAVLVLLASTAQAWMPDANARIHIKYGDETSEQFVGDAAAPDHFRVLDKDDFSIMVGGRNTVYNLSLYDLSENLDQRLEWNSTDAHTELCQLKGKSLDECQNYPRVAARSHGRLLVCGTNAFKPLCRRYARHPPTQHLEEFDGTGRCPYDPQHNSTAIFADGQLYTATAADFSGTDPLIYREPVRTERSDLRLLNDPSFVGAVASTSHVYFFYRETAVEYMNCGKSVYSRVARVCLKDKGGPHTFSDRWTSFMKTRLNCSMSGEYPFYFDEIQATTELINGIYGSGSSRNDIIYAVFTTPQNAIGGSAVCAFAMRDILDAFEGPFKGQESMNSNWLPLEKDKVPEPRPGACVEDSRTLSDSGVNFIKTHPLMDKSVSSFLQRPILTRVSLQYRFSAIAVHPQVQAMNGNKYDVMYVGTDDGRVIKAVNVAANDGIFDSSTDEYSRNPVRTAVISEVQVLPQGVPIKQMHVALTTEKLIIASGDIIKAVSLSHCGNVQSCRECVALQDPHCAWDSKQQQCAWVGNRQFPNPERFLQNVENGKTEICNKLPALLPGDRHSNRNPGTKKPVISEPDTRKTDDIQNEILIEVVETNVLSEEKTNKHETDSLTVAAADGNIYSAQALMTAVVASCLVTLMVGFVIGYLFSRRFRHPFFTDTSPFNEQHNHLNRLSPLETPLNANSAYLPPRSKNVNMVANVCPLAKQDNLHLELGKERTLDLRNSTESLDKDLKCGTLQKVKKTYI
- the LOC134755850 gene encoding uncharacterized protein LOC134755850; protein product: MDSISKKFITEMFLDSDSVTSINRLVVAVAKVVNENVENISTINKIFQNEYDQGLLPNDKNQKKAECGLSFSRTSKNFYEESVIHFTNADYVELFKMKKSTVEALINYLKDLLKTGSIVPLDKKVHVFLWLLINSSSCSEVGLLFNLHKSTVNVIYHEIATLLTEQRYNFISWPSIEEQHLTRVKVNNRFNFPNCVGFIDACRLKVSSIRNKKTKPEIVLLQAVCDESLMFIDIHVGEIGRTRKGRVYRESKLAQELKNFVDFENHILGDSQYKLRKNLITPFSSEELLTSEEMKFNEIHWKARSYIGHAFELLKERFRKLNHIDINRPETVKTLIYASCVLHNFILLHEGCPDLKEEAIACNDGVVIDTNIVTSAVEKRQFLCNYINYLECT
- the LOC134756211 gene encoding uncharacterized protein LOC134756211, coding for MTQSVKNVMESLKSIVNTELPRYIGTDVSMSELKYHLHCFTDASKDAYAAIVYLKVIEDRQGKSVSLLMAKSHLSQTKDKDELKIPKLELLGFLIGSGLLKYVRNHLDLGIEKEYLWSDSLVVLSWMRSNKLLPPFVANRVNEIKRDHLNTEMFYVHTKANPADVATRPELFEEKRQLWFNGPEFLAKEESCWPQNRLYEAHQNLLSVGEVLGDDPGEPTQEVPIGDDADQSEALEQGSPSDPVEPMETQDLSIPTESGEYPTDGCMELDNPDYHKEGDIQQQTIVSKIVSEIRDLQRKHFQEELDGKRTHLARNLDLFVDVDGLLRCRGRMANTTWSYDMKYPILLPKNSEFTDRIIKETHESNYHVGAPHTLSIIRERYWIPQGKAQVMKVLKRCTQCVKHGGGPYRLPGTPALPPERVNYNRPFTYTGIDYLGPLFVSTQTGKEKRWVALFTCLTVRAIHLEIVKDLSAEECLLALRRFIAARNKPQRMYSDNATCFKLVAEMVQQPYCVKNDIQWKFICQLAPWHGGFYERLVALVKHCLKRTLEKHLLNDTRLLTVMKEVETVLNSRPLTRVGTEVEHVLCPADFLSLGQCLTMRPSAADIPTCNTATKSDLFESWKRGCNILEEFKRMFVKQYLASLRERYNNSPKQPRVKSHRSPQVGDLVQVKSDLKNRNLWKVGKIHELIRGSDGECRVARVKVDDSTLTRSIGHLYPLEVDDETPEVEPVEGGLPEIEEDSGELEVPTSVDAHVPVLDEQPEIDADHLAGRDMTSHNEVPPPEEQPEERGNGRSKRIAAIRARDKILEWTRHLLALLQ